A single Lolium perenne isolate Kyuss_39 chromosome 6, Kyuss_2.0, whole genome shotgun sequence DNA region contains:
- the LOC127305549 gene encoding uncharacterized protein — protein MDSGSRVGLQIVLGDEKGLGDVQVLSDNKVPGGGDKVLGDDDKVLGDDDKILRALGILSDDLQAPHSAVPATGETVQLGALPPDALAPTTDDDDSKCLFFPVGLRTLRDSPDAPLKEEDPQQTEEDALLAERMRRSPFINWKAVAKREKERAKEEAMQKTKLDKWNAMSELEKQEEEEKEKEKKEMELAALQARLDKDFEEGEGKTRWCMGA, from the exons ATGGACTCCGGGAGCCGCGTCGGCCTCCAGATCGTCCTCGGCGACGAGAAGGGACTCGGCGACGTCCAGGTCCTCAGCGACAACAAGGTCCCCGGCGGCGGCGACAAGGTCCTCGGCGACGACGACAAGGTCCTGGGCGACGACGACAAGATCCTCCGCGCCTTGGGCATCCTCTCCGACGACCTCCAGGCCCCGCACTCCGCCGTCCCCGCCACCGGCGAGACCGTCCAGCTCGGCGCCCTCCCTCCCGATGCTCTAGCCCCCACcaccgacgacgacgacagcaA GTGCCTGTTCTTCCCTGTCGGCCTCCGCACTCTCCGTGACAGCCCCGACGCCCCTCTCAAGGAGGAGGACCCTCAGCAGACTG AGGAAGATGCTCTTCTCGCTGAGAGGATGAGGCGCTCACCCTTCATCAACTGGAAAGCAGTGGCCAAGCGTGAAAAGGAGAGGGCGAAGGAGGAGGCAATGCAGAAGACTAAGCTTGACAAATGGAATGCAATGTCTGAGCTTGagaagcaggaggaggaggagaaggagaaggaaaagaaggaaATGGAGCTTGCGGCGTTGCAAGCCAGGCTCGATAAAGACTTTGAAGAAGGCGAGGGTAAGACAAGGTGGTGTATGGGAGCTTGA